In Desulfomonile tiedjei, the DNA window CACGCGTGGATCAAGACGAGAAGCACCGGCCCGACCGCGAAGATGACTCCCCATTTCAGGAATCGCTCACCGAACCGATTGCGAAAAGCCTTGTGCCCTTCGCTGTGGCCTTCGCCAATTACCTGCACCGATAGTATCGCGGTCGAGGCGTACCCCATGAAAGCCCAATTGGCTTCCACATGACCCTTGAATGCCAGGACGCCGAAAACCACCAGAGGCAGGCCCAAGCTGAAAAGCAAAACGTGCTGCGGCTGGGGCTTGAACAAGTTCTTGAAAAACGCAAACCGCAATGCCACTAAAAGAGCAAAATAGAACAGCGGTGAAACCAAGGCAGACTGGGCCAGGTGGTAACCCAAACCGTCGAGCACCCTCTGAGATGCGGAAGTCGAACCCGATCCAATGAACAATATATGGTGCAGCGACGCCCAGTCATGGGTGGCATTCCACCAGACGATAGGCATTGCGAAGGCAGACGCGATCAGCGCGCCGATCCACGGCTCTTTGGTACGGAGAAGCCTTCGGTGAGGTCCACTCCAGAGCAGGAATATCAACAGGCAGGGAATCAGCAACACGCCGGTGTACTTGCTCAGAATAGCCAGGCCCGCGGCAAGCCCCATGGCATAAAACCATCGGGCATCGCCTGAGTCAAGAAACCGTGCGGCTGTCCAAAGGGACACGACCCAGAAAAAAATCAGAGCATTGTCATGGACCGCGGCGGAGCCTCCGAGCAGAGCCAAAGGCGTCAAATTAAAAATCAGGGCGGAAAAAATTGCTCGGAAACGATCGCGAAAAAGCAGGAAGCTGGTTCGGTACAACAGATAGGTGGAGAATCCTGAAAGCACCAAAAAGGGGAAACGGACCGTAAACGGTGTGGAACGACCGAAGAGGTCTGTGGAAAGCCGGATCAGGTAAGCGACCATCCCGGAATTGTCAAAGTAGGACCAGTCCAGTCGCCGGGACCATGTCCAATAGCTGCACTCGTCCGGGATAAGATTCACCCACCCGGTAAAACAAATCCGCCACGCAAAGACAGCGACAAGCGCCGCCAGCAGCGGCCAAATTGGCTGCCCTAATCTCTCGATCGCTTGTTTGACGGGTATTTCATCTGCGGGAGAATTCATTCGGCGAGTATACACCAGGTTGAAACACTTGTTGTCGACAATTCGACTTTGGGCCTGCAAGTTGGAACGTTGAAACCCATCATCGCGTACGGAGACGTATCATACCGGTTCCCTTCCAAACATTAAGGCTTAGTTCGGGGCAAAATCGGCACGGACCCGGTTGCCAGGTCAGTGGCACCCAAAACCCTTTTCCCATGGGATCAGGGGCACGGTGGACCCCGGCTTTGGCATCTGCTTGTGGCCCCGCCGACTTCTCATTGTTCAAGCGAGAGGTGGTATCGATTGCAAGGCGGCCCTTGCTTGCCGGTCTGCTAATGAACGGAGCCGCACATTGTGCCGCCTCGGCAGATCAGGGAGTCGCTTTCCGGCAGCATTTCGTGGGTCGCCTCTACCTGGATGGTGGTGTGAGTAATGTTGAATCTGTCAGCGAGGAGCTTTTCCAAACCTCTGAGGACTTCCACTCGATTGCCGTCGGGCTCGGCAAGCACTACGTGAGCGGACATTGCCACCCGGTTGCTGGTGATGCTCCACACGTGCAGATCGTACACGCAGCAAACGCCACCGTGATCGAGCAAGGCGTCCTCGATGTGCTTAATATCTACTCCCGAGGGCACACCCTCCATAAGTATGTTTACCGCTTCTTTTAGCAGTCCCCAAGAGGAATAGAGGATCAGCAGGCCGATCAGGACGCTGACCAGCGGGTCAGCCCAGTACGCGGCGGTTGCCAGTATCACTATTGCGGCAATGATAGCGCCCACAGAGCCTAGAGCGTCCGAAAGAACATGAAGGAAAGCACCCTTCAAATTGAGATTGTGCTCCCTGGTGCCGAAGAGCAGGGCAGCCATGGCCAGATTTACAGCGAGGCCGACCGATGCGACTACCAGCATGCCGACCCCCGCGACCGGCGCGGGGGTCAAGAAGCGGTGAACAGACTCGTAGAATATTACCGCAACGATTACCCACAGGGCCAGGCCATTAATCAGAGCCGCGAGTATTTCGGTGCGCTTGAATCCGTAGGTGTGGCGAT includes these proteins:
- a CDS encoding glycosyltransferase family 39 protein, encoding MNSPADEIPVKQAIERLGQPIWPLLAALVAVFAWRICFTGWVNLIPDECSYWTWSRRLDWSYFDNSGMVAYLIRLSTDLFGRSTPFTVRFPFLVLSGFSTYLLYRTSFLLFRDRFRAIFSALIFNLTPLALLGGSAAVHDNALIFFWVVSLWTAARFLDSGDARWFYAMGLAAGLAILSKYTGVLLIPCLLIFLLWSGPHRRLLRTKEPWIGALIASAFAMPIVWWNATHDWASLHHILFIGSGSTSASQRVLDGLGYHLAQSALVSPLFYFALLVALRFAFFKNLFKPQPQHVLLFSLGLPLVVFGVLAFKGHVEANWAFMGYASTAILSVQVIGEGHSEGHKAFRNRFGERFLKWGVIFAVGPVLLVLIHAWVGLLPAGLEKRFSKDDRIIWETRGWDGLGEHVGGLREASDVIAADSYQLCALLEFNTPGNPDVRYLAPWRRPTQFDVWEPSFDNLKGRNVLFVSARPLAPSSSALATIYGNFKQVEALPSYKVMYHGEPIREIHIYRGYDFNPFSPTRLGPRSLRYKE
- a CDS encoding cation transporter; protein product: MAHEHHHHHAHDGSGETRLGIALLITAGYMAAEIVGGILFNSLALLADAGHMLSDVMALALSWVALHIGKRSPTDRHTYGFKRTEILAALINGLALWVIVAVIFYESVHRFLTPAPVAGVGMLVVASVGLAVNLAMAALLFGTREHNLNLKGAFLHVLSDALGSVGAIIAAIVILATAAYWADPLVSVLIGLLILYSSWGLLKEAVNILMEGVPSGVDIKHIEDALLDHGGVCCVYDLHVWSITSNRVAMSAHVVLAEPDGNRVEVLRGLEKLLADRFNITHTTIQVEATHEMLPESDSLICRGGTMCGSVH